A single region of the Lysinibacillus sp. B2A1 genome encodes:
- a CDS encoding spore germination protein, whose product MDKVELMMKSLQNAFYHSTDFTIRQVDWHNNTSAILCFYSSLVDTKEVQSVLDTIYARLDTQKPFWSESLITTLEPFSLPYAIERICKGETLVILPEFERMLTLTILNEVHRNPDEPNNEHILRGSHEGLVESVDTNLALLRKRVNNPALVVKAFSIGNETKTKAYYLYMDGVVKPETLQEMKKRIATMNIDYFYSLGQLSDALEDSVLSPFPQLLNTEHPDRVIANLVEGKVVVMTNISPTALIAPVTFFSFYQTPDDYNGRVLVGSFYKLVRLLSFITAVFLPAFYIAVISFHFEVLPLELSNQVKNDVNNIPYRPLIEALILEIIMELIRESSIRLPQSVGQTIGIVGGLVIGDAIVSAGLVSNLMVIVVALTAISSYVVPSVEMNTTIRMLRFPFMVLASLFGFLGIVVGVVILLIHLINLSSLKQPYFSPIVPFQPKEVYKVFARGPFIKPTVQVSSFNPPKDDRVKNGETP is encoded by the coding sequence ATGGATAAAGTGGAATTAATGATGAAAAGTCTACAAAATGCATTCTATCATTCAACTGATTTTACAATAAGACAGGTGGATTGGCATAATAATACATCTGCAATTTTATGCTTTTATTCCTCACTTGTAGATACAAAAGAAGTACAAAGCGTATTAGATACGATTTACGCACGTTTAGATACACAAAAGCCCTTTTGGAGTGAATCATTAATAACAACTCTTGAGCCTTTTTCCTTACCATATGCAATAGAACGTATATGTAAAGGTGAAACACTTGTAATTTTGCCCGAATTTGAAAGAATGCTGACCCTGACTATTTTAAATGAAGTGCACCGTAATCCTGATGAGCCTAATAATGAACATATACTACGAGGCTCACATGAGGGTCTTGTAGAAAGCGTTGATACTAATTTAGCTTTGTTGCGAAAGCGGGTAAATAATCCAGCACTTGTTGTTAAAGCCTTTTCTATTGGAAATGAAACGAAAACAAAAGCCTACTACCTCTATATGGATGGAGTTGTAAAACCAGAAACGTTACAAGAGATGAAAAAGCGAATTGCTACTATGAATATAGATTATTTTTATAGTTTAGGGCAACTTAGTGATGCCTTGGAAGATTCCGTTTTATCTCCTTTTCCGCAATTGTTAAATACTGAACATCCAGATCGTGTTATCGCCAATTTAGTAGAGGGTAAGGTTGTTGTCATGACCAATATTTCACCAACTGCTTTAATTGCTCCGGTGACGTTTTTTTCTTTTTATCAGACGCCAGATGACTATAATGGCCGTGTTTTGGTAGGTTCATTTTACAAATTGGTTCGATTACTATCCTTTATCACAGCTGTTTTTTTACCGGCTTTTTATATTGCGGTGATTAGCTTCCACTTTGAGGTACTACCATTAGAACTCAGCAATCAAGTGAAAAATGATGTGAATAATATTCCATACAGACCTTTAATCGAAGCACTCATCTTAGAAATTATTATGGAGTTAATTCGTGAATCAAGTATTAGATTGCCCCAATCTGTTGGTCAGACCATTGGGATAGTAGGGGGATTAGTCATTGGAGATGCTATTGTTAGTGCAGGCTTAGTATCTAATTTAATGGTCATTGTCGTTGCTTTAACAGCTATCTCTAGCTATGTAGTACCCTCTGTAGAGATGAATACAACGATTCGCATGTTACGTTTTCCTTTCATGGTGTTAGCTTCATTGTTTGGCTTTTTAGGCATTGTAGTGGGTGTGGTAATTTTGCTTATTCATCTCATCAACTTGTCTTCATTAAAACAGCCCTATTTTTCACCAATTGTACCTTTTCAACCAAAGGAGGTATATAAAGTTTTTGCAAGAGGGCCCTTTATTAAACCAACTGTCCAAGTTTCATCTTTTAATCCACCAAAGGATGACCGTGTAAAGAACGGGGAAACACCATGA
- a CDS encoding diguanylate cyclase translates to MKKNNLLKQFFLKDENSHQLALEPVHNTILFEYALSLAKYHPDMIIVFSSDGEIIYINKEELYQILHYRPRHSEDFKKIFTEENYKRLKRAFHQTLRGKSEKLEIEMLQQDGGYKTLSLTFIPIKIHNHRSEGIYLIIEDITRLTELKNQLFLHEKHLNDAQHIAEACSWEYFIKQDKLYCSDNFYRIFGFDQSSEDGIDKPFQFIHPHDYESTYQTFQQSLRQEKFDSEFRIYHGKTNELRYLKAVAEVIWKNNEPFKMVGVVKDNTAFKELEQALKDNIESYRYIFDNLDAGIWMRDSIRGKILYASQGLENILGIPLKTLYEDSEAWIKRIHPAHLQEVLEYTEYLALGKSYQVIYRLFYRDGSTKWLLEQIVPRLNEDGEVNHIFGLVTDITAEIEREEKLNFLVHYDELTGLPNHLSLYEKMDSFCQSMDPFAVLYIDINRFHVINQALGFQIGDEVLQFIAKRLSSLIPENGFIARLNSNYFIILIKKYSSKNNIYALANRILKSFEAMTIVRDYELHISASIGIAFYPEEGLNRVTLLENAYSALCYAKQRGRNNYYVYSISDDISSYKQFVLDRDMHHALLNEEFELYFQPLVEPQKGNIYGAEVLIRWHHKEWGVVSPGEFIPLAEENHMIHTIADWVIRKACASLKEWRERGHVLRTIVINISPVRFMKKGFVELIKEQLALNDISAGYLELEITEGTLLKNSTSVLTTLLELQKLGVKIAIDDFGTGYSSLDSLRTFKPTSIKINRAFIRNIRHDHKIDNGLVSSTIYLAKMLEMKVVAEGVDSYEQYLFLKQQECDVVQGNIFSKPVSAAIFEKMLQKGFLTPQITKENKKPIVERRAYYRFNFPAFVMGTMTIIEINQKKVDIGNTPILIENISLGGMKIRSSLKLPINSRMTFKFSFVLMKQSFELKGTLRWTLEENFEVYSYGVAFKIKQEEEGRLAPIINRMTTLHNNHEKIQDTPFTFEDIEAFFKKR, encoded by the coding sequence ATGAAGAAAAATAATTTATTAAAACAATTCTTTTTGAAGGATGAAAATAGTCATCAGCTAGCATTAGAGCCTGTTCACAATACTATTTTATTTGAATATGCCCTGTCTTTAGCAAAATATCATCCCGATATGATTATCGTCTTTTCGTCAGATGGTGAAATTATTTATATAAATAAAGAAGAACTCTATCAAATTTTACATTATCGGCCTCGGCATTCTGAAGATTTTAAAAAAATTTTCACGGAAGAAAATTATAAACGTTTAAAGAGAGCGTTCCATCAAACTTTACGTGGTAAGAGTGAAAAGCTTGAAATTGAAATGTTACAGCAGGATGGTGGCTATAAAACGCTATCTTTAACATTCATCCCGATTAAAATTCACAATCATAGATCTGAGGGTATCTATTTAATCATTGAAGATATAACGAGACTTACGGAATTAAAAAATCAACTTTTTTTACACGAAAAGCATTTAAATGATGCCCAGCATATAGCAGAGGCATGCAGTTGGGAATATTTTATAAAACAGGACAAGTTGTATTGTTCAGATAATTTTTACCGTATTTTTGGTTTTGATCAATCTTCTGAAGATGGGATTGATAAGCCATTTCAATTTATACATCCACATGATTATGAAAGTACGTATCAAACTTTTCAGCAATCTTTAAGACAAGAGAAATTTGACAGTGAGTTTCGGATTTATCATGGCAAAACAAATGAATTACGCTATTTAAAAGCTGTTGCAGAGGTTATTTGGAAAAATAATGAGCCTTTTAAAATGGTTGGTGTTGTTAAGGACAATACAGCCTTTAAAGAACTCGAACAAGCATTAAAGGATAATATTGAAAGCTATCGTTATATTTTTGACAATTTAGATGCAGGTATTTGGATGAGAGATTCGATAAGAGGTAAGATACTATATGCGTCACAAGGATTAGAAAATATATTAGGCATACCGTTAAAAACATTATACGAAGACTCAGAAGCATGGATTAAACGAATACACCCTGCACATCTACAGGAGGTATTAGAATATACAGAGTATTTAGCTTTAGGGAAAAGTTATCAGGTAATCTATCGTTTATTTTATAGAGACGGTTCTACAAAGTGGCTGTTAGAGCAAATTGTACCGCGACTTAACGAGGATGGAGAGGTTAATCATATTTTTGGCTTAGTCACAGATATAACAGCAGAAATTGAACGTGAAGAAAAATTGAATTTTTTAGTTCATTATGATGAATTGACGGGTTTACCTAATCATTTAAGCTTATATGAAAAAATGGATAGCTTTTGTCAGAGTATGGATCCTTTTGCAGTGCTTTATATTGATATCAATCGCTTTCATGTTATTAATCAGGCTCTGGGCTTTCAAATTGGGGATGAAGTGTTACAATTCATTGCCAAGCGGTTGAGTTCTCTTATCCCTGAGAATGGCTTTATCGCAAGATTAAATAGCAATTATTTTATTATCCTTATTAAAAAATATAGTAGTAAAAATAATATTTACGCCCTAGCAAATCGTATTTTAAAATCCTTTGAAGCTATGACCATTGTCAGAGATTATGAGCTCCATATTTCAGCAAGTATTGGCATCGCCTTCTATCCAGAGGAAGGTTTGAATAGAGTTACCCTATTAGAAAACGCCTATTCTGCACTATGCTATGCGAAACAGAGAGGACGAAATAATTATTACGTCTATTCCATCTCTGATGATATTAGCTCCTATAAACAATTTGTACTTGATCGTGATATGCATCATGCCCTTCTAAACGAGGAATTTGAGCTTTATTTTCAACCATTAGTGGAGCCGCAGAAGGGGAATATTTATGGGGCGGAAGTTTTAATTCGCTGGCACCATAAGGAATGGGGCGTTGTCTCACCAGGCGAATTTATTCCACTGGCTGAAGAAAATCATATGATTCATACAATAGCAGATTGGGTGATTCGAAAGGCTTGTGCGTCTTTGAAAGAATGGCGTGAACGCGGTCATGTATTACGTACAATTGTTATTAATATTTCACCAGTCCGCTTCATGAAAAAAGGGTTTGTTGAGCTAATAAAAGAGCAATTAGCATTGAATGATATTTCAGCGGGCTATTTAGAATTAGAAATAACTGAGGGCACCTTATTAAAAAATAGCACGAGTGTCCTGACCACGCTATTAGAATTACAAAAGCTTGGTGTGAAAATTGCTATAGATGATTTTGGAACTGGCTATTCCTCACTTGACTCACTAAGAACATTCAAACCAACATCTATCAAAATTAATCGAGCTTTTATCCGCAATATCCGTCATGATCATAAAATAGATAATGGTTTAGTGTCTTCCACAATATATTTAGCCAAAATGCTTGAAATGAAAGTAGTGGCAGAAGGAGTAGACAGCTACGAGCAATACCTGTTTTTAAAGCAGCAGGAATGTGATGTTGTTCAAGGCAATATTTTTTCAAAGCCAGTTTCAGCAGCTATCTTTGAGAAAATGCTTCAAAAGGGTTTTTTAACACCTCAAATCACAAAGGAGAACAAGAAACCAATTGTAGAGCGACGAGCTTATTATCGATTTAATTTTCCTGCCTTTGTGATGGGAACGATGACAATTATCGAGATCAATCAGAAGAAGGTAGACATTGGAAACACACCGATTCTAATCGAGAATATTAGTTTAGGCGGCATGAAAATCCGTTCTTCATTAAAATTACCGATAAATAGTAGGATGACATTTAAATTTAGTTTTGTATTAATGAAGCAATCCTTTGAGCTAAAAGGCACTTTACGATGGACACTTGAGGAAAATTTTGAAGTGTACTCTTATGGTGTGGCGTTTAAAATAAAGCAGGAAGAGGAGGGGAGATTAGCTCCTATCATAAATCGTATGACGACCTTGCACAATAATCATGAAAAAATACAGGATACACCATTTACCTTTGAAGATATAGAAGCTTTTTTTAAAAAACGATAG
- a CDS encoding ArsR family transcriptional regulator, with amino-acid sequence MKQKSISIIETYEQLKAISDPLRTKMLMYLVEQPYTVHMLANELNLSRAKILYHIRELDKYGIIKLVRTEERGGNLLKYYQAIARGFIPADHLLNYVESKEATRQSFLEVLSRAKTRVLTAPDETFKLHSSNVEEWNNLSLQNEFTVSQEKFLEFTKKYRALLEDLISDNTEEEKQHYYLMTTAFQIEEPIFKKKN; translated from the coding sequence ATGAAGCAAAAGTCCATTTCAATTATTGAAACTTATGAACAATTAAAAGCTATAAGTGACCCACTTAGAACAAAGATGCTTATGTATTTGGTCGAACAGCCCTATACAGTACACATGCTAGCCAATGAACTTAACCTGTCCAGAGCCAAGATTCTCTATCATATTCGGGAACTGGATAAATATGGAATCATCAAGCTAGTAAGAACCGAAGAACGAGGAGGAAATTTATTAAAGTACTATCAAGCAATAGCAAGAGGGTTTATCCCTGCAGACCATTTGCTTAATTATGTTGAGTCTAAAGAAGCTACAAGACAATCATTTTTAGAAGTGTTAAGTCGTGCTAAAACGCGTGTGTTAACCGCACCTGATGAAACATTCAAATTACATTCTTCAAATGTTGAAGAATGGAACAATCTATCCCTCCAAAATGAATTTACAGTGAGCCAAGAAAAGTTCCTGGAATTCACCAAAAAATATAGAGCTCTTCTAGAAGATTTAATTAGCGATAACACTGAAGAAGAAAAACAACATTATTATTTAATGACGACTGCGTTTCAAATTGAAGAGCCTATTTTTAAGAAAAAGAATTAA
- a CDS encoding multidrug ABC transporter permease, translating to MSNQEVLWSPPGEEKSSSLLKNRSFIFLWLSSTTSFVALSSYLFAEQWYIITVLKMESALGIVLMITMIFRVLFMTVGGVWADRYRRSRIMLVSSLIRCVIVIVMIFFLQMSILEIWSLIGFAILFGIVDAFFSPANTSLLPLLVPNSLITKANSFIQSSNQIAMFSGPMIGGLILSKGSFSLLFSIIAAFLFMTFLFSYCIGEQKKQAPSNNSSTKGELLDGLKYVWNMSFLKNMLIILIIVNFFFFGPLQMGIPLIINNVLHGEALHLSFLQSSYQGGMLAGAVTVGIVNFRKKRGLSILIIINVLGICLSLLGYIHFLWQGIFLLSIMGILSSIINVSLISIIQEKSQEDKIGRVMSLVNAFSNGLVPLSYAFVSIALVMELTISSIMLYCGCLIICISLLYIFKPNVIKSVD from the coding sequence TTGAGTAATCAGGAAGTACTTTGGTCACCCCCGGGGGAAGAAAAATCTTCATCTCTATTGAAAAATCGCTCTTTTATATTTCTATGGCTATCAAGTACAACCTCTTTTGTGGCTTTATCTAGCTATTTATTTGCTGAACAATGGTATATTATCACTGTCTTGAAAATGGAATCGGCACTTGGAATAGTTTTGATGATAACGATGATTTTTCGCGTTCTCTTTATGACTGTTGGAGGGGTTTGGGCAGACCGGTATAGAAGGTCACGTATTATGCTTGTTTCAAGCCTTATCCGATGCGTCATAGTTATTGTTATGATTTTCTTCCTTCAAATGAGCATCCTTGAAATTTGGTCGCTTATTGGTTTTGCCATATTATTTGGAATTGTAGATGCCTTCTTTTCCCCAGCCAATACGTCACTGCTGCCTTTGTTAGTGCCGAACAGTTTAATAACAAAAGCTAATTCATTTATACAAAGCTCAAATCAGATTGCCATGTTTTCTGGACCTATGATAGGCGGATTGATTTTATCTAAAGGATCGTTTAGTCTTTTATTTTCAATTATTGCAGCATTTTTGTTCATGACCTTCCTATTTTCATATTGTATTGGTGAGCAAAAAAAGCAGGCTCCCTCAAATAATAGTTCTACTAAAGGCGAACTATTAGATGGGCTAAAGTATGTTTGGAATATGTCATTTCTGAAAAACATGCTCATAATTCTTATAATCGTTAATTTCTTCTTCTTTGGTCCTCTTCAAATGGGGATTCCTCTTATAATTAATAATGTACTTCATGGAGAAGCATTGCATTTAAGCTTTTTACAGAGTTCGTATCAGGGAGGAATGCTGGCAGGGGCGGTAACAGTAGGAATAGTTAATTTCAGAAAAAAAAGAGGTTTATCGATCTTAATAATTATCAACGTCCTTGGAATTTGTTTATCCTTACTTGGATACATTCATTTTCTTTGGCAAGGTATTTTTTTATTATCAATCATGGGGATACTTTCTTCTATCATCAATGTATCACTAATTTCAATCATTCAAGAAAAGAGCCAAGAAGATAAAATTGGCAGAGTGATGAGCCTCGTTAACGCATTTTCGAATGGACTTGTCCCACTCTCCTATGCTTTTGTTTCTATTGCCCTTGTTATGGAATTGACTATCTCCAGTATAATGTTGTATTGCGGATGTCTAATTATATGTATATCTTTGTTGTATATATTTAAGCCAAACGTTATTAAAAGTGTTGATTAA
- a CDS encoding cobalamin biosynthesis protein — protein sequence MKDVYLFSGFLGSGKTSMLTDVIRQLKEKNLKPAVIMNELGKLPFDSQAVEKDIPLKEMLEGCICCSGAEKTEAQIQSLLMDSEFDVLIIETTGAAHPVEALDAVYSPLFAEKLNVKGIVTVADSKLWLNRETLTPQVRSLFMEQIRHAHLLLANKMDLLTEAEQARVIYELQGYNPHAFILQTTNGRVPLRLLEDLKTTAQVDKSDIVKSPIASMHLGSRLVEFKDIDFTQEHFENWVRSLPDTVYRMKGYVPIEGIRNPMLFQYAYGMVQWLPEYVKMPAKLVIIGENVGDVNVIGIH from the coding sequence GTGAAGGATGTTTATTTATTTAGTGGTTTTTTAGGTAGTGGAAAAACCTCCATGCTCACTGATGTAATACGACAATTGAAGGAAAAAAACTTAAAGCCAGCAGTTATAATGAATGAGCTTGGGAAGCTGCCATTTGATTCACAGGCTGTTGAGAAGGATATTCCGTTGAAAGAAATGCTAGAGGGCTGTATCTGCTGTTCTGGTGCGGAAAAAACAGAGGCACAAATTCAATCACTATTAATGGATAGCGAGTTTGATGTACTGATTATTGAAACAACAGGTGCTGCACATCCTGTAGAAGCATTAGATGCCGTCTATTCGCCGTTATTTGCAGAAAAATTGAATGTGAAGGGAATTGTCACTGTGGCAGATTCAAAGCTTTGGTTGAATCGTGAGACGTTAACACCACAAGTGCGCTCTTTATTTATGGAGCAAATCCGTCATGCTCATCTATTATTGGCCAATAAAATGGATTTATTAACAGAGGCGGAGCAGGCTCGTGTAATTTATGAGTTACAGGGCTATAATCCACATGCTTTTATTTTACAAACAACAAATGGCCGAGTACCGTTACGACTTTTAGAAGATTTAAAGACAACTGCACAAGTGGACAAAAGTGATATCGTGAAATCACCAATTGCATCCATGCATCTGGGGTCAAGATTAGTTGAATTTAAGGATATAGATTTTACGCAAGAACATTTTGAGAATTGGGTACGTTCATTACCTGATACGGTCTATCGTATGAAAGGGTACGTACCAATTGAAGGTATAAGAAACCCCATGTTATTTCAATATGCATATGGAATGGTCCAATGGCTGCCTGAATACGTAAAAATGCCAGCAAAATTAGTTATCATTGGAGAAAATGTAGGGGATGTAAACGTCATTGGTATTCATTAA
- a CDS encoding peptidase S41 — MDEQKKDSIEQQEEQTQNEVKPAGRFIQLNPFKFIMLMFFTILITAGLTIFALTFGEKKVVEVKVPIERAEFTKLYEAFDLLKKNYYKDIDDEKVVNGAINGMFDALDDPYSDFMVKEEADQFNSGLSSSFQGIGAEIQERNGFITVVSPIKNSPAEKAGLLPKDIILTVDGKSIQGFSASEAVALIRGEKGTPVKLTVKRGNNTEPITMTIIRDDIPVETVYGEMLDGNIAHIQITSFSQNTAKELEKILAEYKGKDMKGIVLDLRQNPGGYLEAAIEISNLFVPEGKPIVQVQQKDEEPKITNAIAGEKYNLPVTVLVDNGSASASEILAGALKESVGAKVVGETSFGKGTVQNITPLKDGSNLKFTTGKWLTPNGNWINEKGITPDVKVPYPSYASLPYLDPALEMKEGLQSDSVKAAEEMLEVLGYEPGKVDGSFDQYTERAVKRLQDKNGLDETGILTGDTTYALMDALRAKIKADDPQLLKARELLTGSPAKTEETTN, encoded by the coding sequence ATGGATGAACAGAAAAAAGATAGTATAGAACAGCAGGAAGAACAAACCCAGAACGAAGTAAAACCAGCAGGACGATTTATACAATTAAATCCGTTTAAATTTATCATGCTGATGTTCTTTACAATCCTTATTACTGCAGGCTTAACGATTTTCGCATTAACGTTCGGCGAGAAGAAAGTAGTGGAAGTAAAAGTACCGATTGAACGTGCGGAATTTACAAAGCTATATGAGGCCTTTGATTTACTTAAGAAAAATTATTATAAAGATATTGATGATGAAAAAGTAGTTAATGGTGCTATTAATGGCATGTTTGATGCGTTAGATGATCCATATTCTGATTTTATGGTGAAAGAAGAAGCAGACCAATTTAATTCTGGCTTATCTTCTAGCTTCCAAGGAATTGGTGCGGAAATTCAAGAACGTAACGGCTTTATTACAGTTGTGTCGCCTATCAAAAATTCTCCAGCTGAAAAGGCAGGACTATTACCAAAAGATATAATTCTAACGGTAGATGGGAAAAGCATTCAAGGATTTAGTGCTTCTGAGGCTGTTGCCCTTATTCGTGGTGAAAAAGGGACACCTGTGAAATTAACTGTAAAACGTGGCAACAATACGGAGCCTATAACAATGACAATTATTCGTGATGATATTCCAGTTGAAACCGTATACGGTGAGATGCTTGATGGTAATATTGCACATATCCAAATAACTTCATTTAGTCAAAACACAGCTAAAGAGCTTGAAAAAATACTTGCTGAGTATAAAGGGAAAGATATGAAGGGAATTGTCTTAGATTTACGTCAAAACCCTGGCGGTTACCTAGAGGCCGCAATAGAAATTTCTAATTTATTTGTCCCAGAGGGTAAACCAATTGTTCAAGTACAACAAAAAGACGAGGAGCCAAAAATCACAAATGCTATTGCAGGGGAGAAATACAATCTACCTGTAACCGTACTTGTCGATAATGGTAGTGCATCAGCATCTGAAATTTTAGCAGGTGCTTTAAAGGAATCTGTTGGTGCTAAAGTTGTTGGTGAGACATCGTTTGGTAAAGGAACTGTGCAAAATATTACACCACTAAAAGATGGTTCAAATCTTAAATTTACAACAGGCAAATGGCTAACACCAAACGGTAACTGGATTAACGAAAAAGGTATTACGCCAGATGTAAAAGTACCATATCCGTCCTATGCATCATTACCATATCTCGATCCAGCTCTTGAAATGAAAGAGGGCTTACAGTCTGACTCTGTAAAAGCGGCAGAAGAGATGTTAGAGGTTCTTGGATACGAGCCTGGTAAAGTAGATGGTAGTTTCGATCAATATACAGAACGAGCAGTGAAAAGACTGCAAGACAAAAATGGACTGGATGAAACGGGCATTTTAACTGGAGATACGACGTATGCTTTAATGGATGCATTACGTGCAAAAATAAAAGCAGATGATCCTCAATTGTTAAAAGCAAGAGAACTGCTTACTGGATCACCAGCAAAAACTGAGGAAACTACAAACTAA
- a CDS encoding GNAT family N-acetyltransferase produces MTKLEFIDLTYELLEGIGSYCLRSKKNSKGYRQKNNWLQNSFEEGLKYVQIFKNNKQVGFIEYTAAEYSSRVVFANDYLVIHCLWVTETGQGYGTELIQKCLTDAKRLVKKGVVVVTNSTTSWTPSKEIFLKNNFQCIDSAPYGFELLAYSFRQELEQPYFPKDWEERLKKFNQLTILRSFQCPYVEVATENIVEGATELDLPVEVIDFKNRDQLMTLSPTPYGIFSVIYKGQLLTFHRLTVHSVVKKLKELNCHH; encoded by the coding sequence GTGACTAAACTTGAATTCATTGATTTAACTTATGAGCTATTAGAAGGTATAGGGAGTTATTGCCTTAGAAGTAAAAAGAATTCCAAAGGCTATAGACAAAAGAATAATTGGCTTCAAAACAGCTTTGAGGAAGGCTTGAAATATGTCCAGATCTTTAAAAATAATAAGCAAGTTGGCTTTATTGAATATACAGCAGCTGAATATTCTTCAAGGGTTGTCTTTGCGAATGACTATTTAGTTATTCATTGCTTGTGGGTCACTGAAACTGGACAAGGCTATGGGACAGAACTTATTCAAAAATGTCTGACAGATGCAAAGAGGCTAGTCAAAAAAGGTGTGGTGGTTGTGACAAATTCGACGACATCGTGGACGCCTAGTAAAGAGATTTTTTTAAAAAATAACTTTCAATGTATTGATAGTGCTCCTTACGGCTTTGAATTACTTGCCTATTCATTTAGACAAGAATTGGAGCAACCTTATTTCCCAAAAGATTGGGAGGAGAGATTAAAAAAATTTAATCAGTTAACGATTTTGCGTTCCTTTCAATGTCCATATGTTGAAGTTGCCACAGAAAATATAGTTGAGGGGGCAACAGAATTAGATTTACCAGTGGAAGTAATTGATTTTAAGAATAGAGACCAGTTAATGACATTATCACCAACGCCCTACGGTATTTTTTCTGTTATCTATAAGGGGCAGCTACTTACTTTTCACAGGCTAACAGTTCATTCTGTAGTCAAGAAATTAAAAGAGCTTAATTGTCATCATTAA
- a CDS encoding translation initiation factor 2: MQRNENNSNQPTDSLEIYAAKLAYIGTSISTLGDGIQTIAAGLALQALQKSNNDNSQNNNDQAKQAENMQKQIDYLISELKQIKRSLK; encoded by the coding sequence ATGCAAAGAAATGAAAATAATTCGAATCAGCCGACAGACTCTTTGGAAATTTATGCAGCAAAGCTAGCCTATATTGGAACATCCATATCGACTTTAGGTGATGGTATTCAAACAATTGCCGCTGGGCTTGCATTACAGGCGTTGCAAAAAAGCAACAATGATAATTCCCAAAACAATAATGATCAGGCAAAGCAAGCTGAAAATATGCAAAAGCAAATTGATTATTTAATTTCTGAGTTAAAGCAAATTAAAAGATCTTTAAAATGA
- a CDS encoding oligosaccharide deacetylase, with product MKKFFQMVLPICFFMISFDVHASAYENKGRKFYEEAGQIVWEIKTDEKIVALTFDDGPHKKYTTQILDVLAKYNAKATFFIVGQNAEKNPEVISRMYKEGHELANHTFSHPLRTNVPNLLKEIKQTDETIKKITGYAPTLFRPVEGQYSDAMIEAISKEGYKVVMWSWHLDTLDWKSPGTNRIVNTVLKGVKEGNIVLFHDGGGNRKQTVEAMDSILAELEKQGYEFVTVSELLDMQPIK from the coding sequence TTGAAAAAATTTTTCCAGATGGTATTACCGATTTGTTTTTTTATGATTTCCTTTGATGTCCATGCTAGTGCTTACGAAAATAAAGGAAGAAAGTTTTATGAAGAAGCAGGTCAAATTGTATGGGAAATTAAAACGGATGAAAAAATTGTGGCCCTTACTTTTGATGATGGACCACACAAGAAGTACACCACTCAGATTTTAGATGTATTAGCAAAATATAATGCCAAAGCCACTTTTTTTATAGTTGGACAAAATGCAGAGAAAAATCCAGAGGTTATTTCAAGAATGTATAAGGAAGGCCATGAGCTTGCCAATCATACTTTTTCCCATCCATTAAGAACGAATGTTCCAAACCTGCTAAAGGAGATTAAGCAAACAGATGAAACTATAAAAAAAATTACAGGATATGCTCCCACTTTATTTAGACCTGTTGAAGGGCAATATTCTGATGCCATGATTGAAGCAATTTCTAAAGAAGGCTATAAAGTTGTAATGTGGTCTTGGCATTTAGATACATTAGACTGGAAAAGTCCAGGTACGAACCGAATTGTCAATACTGTTTTAAAAGGGGTAAAGGAAGGAAATATTGTCCTGTTTCATGATGGAGGCGGTAACCGTAAGCAAACCGTGGAGGCAATGGACAGTATTTTGGCAGAGCTGGAAAAACAGGGCTATGAATTTGTCACGGTTTCCGAATTACTTGATATGCAGCCGATAAAGTAA